The genomic DNA CGCCACCAGGTCCTCCTGGGAGAGCCTGCCGGGAAAGGCCATGTCCACGCCCGACCGGCAGGCCAGTTCCATCACCGCCGCCCGTTCGGGGCCGTCCCCCGCCGCCACCACCCGCGCCCTGATGCGCGCCGCCGCCTCCACCAGCACGGGCAGACCCTTGTAATAGCGGTGCATGCCCGAAAAGAGCACGAAATCACCGCCATGCTCCGCCCGCAGCGCCGCCACCCGCGCCGGGTCCGGCGACGCGAACTCCTCCGGCAGAATGCCCAGGGGCACGACCCGGCACTTGTCCGCCACCTCGCCCAGCACGGGCGAGGTCTCCACGTAGGGCTGCGAAGTGGGCAAAATCATGGCACTTTTGCGGAGGAATTGCAACAGCACCGGGCGGTAGTAACGCATGGCGGAGGCCTGCCGGACCACGTCGCTGTGGTAGCGCACCACCACGGTGCCCTTCGGACGGCCCAGCAGGCAGGACAACTCGGCGGTCGGGTTGGGCGAGTGGACCACCACCACATCCGCCCGGCTCCGGCCGATGCGCCAGGGAAAGCCCGGCGCCAGCGGCGCGTTTTGAAAGCGCCCCCATTCCCCCGCCTCGCAGACCGTGGTCCCGTCGCGCACCACCGCCCGCGTCCAAAACGACCTGCTGCATGTCAGCGCCTCCACCTCGGCCCACTGCCGCTGGAAACGGCACATGAGCGCCATGTGCCGCTCGACGCCGCCGTTCACCGGGGGATCGAAGTCCTTGTAGACATGCAGAATCTTCACGCATCCGCCTTTACCGGCCGCCATGGCCGGAC from Candidatus Hydrogenedentota bacterium includes the following:
- a CDS encoding glycosyltransferase, whose translation is MKILHVYKDFDPPVNGGVERHMALMCRFQRQWAEVEALTCSRSFWTRAVVRDGTTVCEAGEWGRFQNAPLAPGFPWRIGRSRADVVVVHSPNPTAELSCLLGRPKGTVVVRYHSDVVRQASAMRYYRPVLLQFLRKSAMILPTSQPYVETSPVLGEVADKCRVVPLGILPEEFASPDPARVAALRAEHGGDFVLFSGMHRYYKGLPVLVEAAARIRARVVAAGDGPERAAVMELACRSGVDMAFPGRLSQEDLVAHLHACAVFAFPSVERSEAFGISILEAHACGKPVVATRLGTGVEHANLDGRTGVNVPPRDPAALADAVNALLADPERRRALGDFARERVRRDFRAEVVARTEFELYREAMESSRHDR